DNA from Streptomyces rishiriensis:
GAACGGTTGCGGGGTGCTTCGACTCGCCGTGCGCTGCCATCCGCGTCGAAACTCTGCCGGTGCCGGGGCTGGTAGGAAGCTGGAAAAGGGGGTGTCGGGTAGCGCCGTTCGGCACCGGGGAGGGGGCGATCTCCTCGAGTTCGTAGTGGCGTCGGAGCGGGCGCGAGGTCATGCCTCGTGTTGTGCGGCAGGGGCATGCTCGCCCGAGCCGCGGCTGATCAGCTGGGTAGGGATGGTGACGGTGCGGGTGCGGGAGCGGTCGCCGTCAAGGCGGGCCAGGGCGATTGCTGCGGCTGCCCTGCCGATTTCCTCAGGGTTCTGGGCGACGACGGTCAGGGCCGGTTCCAGGGCCTCGGCGAGGGCCACGTCGTCGAAGGCGACGACTGCGACGTCCTTACGGTGGCTGCGGGCGAGTTCGGTGACTATGCCCAGCGCGACGATGTTGTTGCCGGCGAACAGGGCGGTGGGGGGATCCGCCAAGGCAAGGAGCTGGGATGTGGCGGCTGAAGCACCATGCTGGTCATGGGCGTTCGTCACCAGGGAGCGGTCGTGGGCCAGGCCCGCTTCCCGCAGGGCCTCCCGGTAGCCGGCCAGACGCTCGCGGCGGGTGTACAGCCTCGTGGGCAGGTCGCCGACGAAGCCGATACGCCGGTGTCCGTGGGCGATCAGGTGGGCGACGCCGTCGTGCGCGCCGGTGCGGTTGGTGCTGACCACGCTGTCCGTGGCCAGTCCCACTCCTGGTCGGTCGAGGAAGACCACGGGCAGACCCGCCGTACGGTGGGGCTTGAGGTGGGAGTGGTCGGCGCCGACGGA
Protein-coding regions in this window:
- a CDS encoding LacI family DNA-binding transcriptional regulator, coding for MAANRRPTLADVAREVGVSAKTVSRVLNEDGPASAQTREQVLAAVARLGFQPNLMARNIRVGGPDTTVGLVIPDLANPFFGAVARGIEDTVGDHGLTLLMGSSADDPARERALTDKFLARRISVLMVVPSVGADHSHLKPHRTAGLPVVFLDRPGVGLATDSVVSTNRTGAHDGVAHLIAHGHRRIGFVGDLPTRLYTRRERLAGYREALREAGLAHDRSLVTNAHDQHGASAATSQLLALADPPTALFAGNNIVALGIVTELARSHRKDVAVVAFDDVALAEALEPALTVVAQNPEEIGRAAAAIALARLDGDRSRTRTVTIPTQLISRGSGEHAPAAQHEA